A single genomic interval of Malania oleifera isolate guangnan ecotype guangnan chromosome 11, ASM2987363v1, whole genome shotgun sequence harbors:
- the LOC131168115 gene encoding UPF0481 protein At3g47200-like — MADFEAAKIDIKSLVGSLDEKRKQHSTTPTMSSKCSIFKVPQSLVVHNERAYIPAAFTIGLLHHRFQTTEQEIGEKIKWHYFSRLLNRSRTPKKTIEELIKSILKIKKEIRESYDVQIHQYSNSMEQFVEVLVVDGCFIVELLCMVGGERKTDKDDPLYSTPCMFAFLMRDLFLLENQIPWLVIEHIFKIINPQIPSTTPSRRWPPQRQLDILAVKFTDYILPSISINDIVLPAPNVAESCLHLLDLFRILLGGSITDPSEESQYLPFFGGLKTKIPSATDLVKSGIKFKAIMDRSPLTINFKNGVLEIPRFLILQTSEITLRNLVSFEQCYPHCPPRVSSYIHLMDSLIKNTEDVKTLCKSDILDSWLNDEEVTHLFHKICSDTWLREFCYAKLCKDVRESAPYQKLYPY, encoded by the coding sequence ATGGCTGATTTTGAGGCTGCAAAGATCGACATTAAATCGTTGGTAGGTTCCCTAGATGAGAAGAGAAAGCAACACTCTACAACACCTACCATGTCAAGCAAGTGTTCCATCTTCAAAGTTCCACAGAGCCTAGTCGTACACAATGAAAGGGCTTACATTCCCGCTGCATTCACAATCGGACTCTTGCACCATCGCTTCCAAACTACTGAGCAGGAAATTGGAGAAAAAATCAAATGGCACTATTTCAGTCGTCTTCTCAATCGAAGTCGCACTCCAAAGAAAACAATAGAGGAACTCATCAAATCCATCctcaaaataaagaaagaaatacGCGAGTCTTATGATGTACAGATCCATCAGTACTCCAACAGCATGGAACAATTTGTAGAGGTATTGGTTGTTGACGGTTGCTTCATCGTTGAGTTGCTGTGTATGGTAGGAGGTGAAAGGAAGACTGATAAGGACGACCCACTATATAGCACCCCTTGTATGTTCGCATTTTTAATGCGTGACTTGTTTTTGCTGGAAAACCAAATACCTTGGCTGGTGATCGAACACATCTTCAAAATCATCAATCCCCAAATTCCAAGCACAACTCCGTCTCGTCGGTGGCCGCCACAGCGGCAACTGGATATACTTGCCGTCAAATTTACGGATTATATTTTACCTTCTATCTCTATAAATGATATAGTCCTTCCAGCACCCAACGTAGCTGAAAGCTGCTTGCATCTACTCGACCTTTTTAGGATTTTACTGGGCGGCAGCATTACAGACCCTTCAGAAGAATCCCAATATCTTCCATTCTTTGGAGGGTTGAAGACTAAAATTCCTTCAGCGACAGATCTTGTGAAGTCCGGAATTAAATTCAAGGCCATCATGGATAGAAGCCCTTTGACCATAAACTTCAAAAATGGGGTCTTGGAAATCCCACGATTTCTAATTTTACAAACATCAGAAATTACACTTCGAAATCTTGTTAGCTTCGAGCAGTGTTATCCTCATTGCCCCCCTCGGGTTTCTTCTTACATCCACCTCATGGATTCCCTCATTAAAAATACCGAGGACGTGAAGACATTGTGCAAGAGCGATATTTTGGACAGTTGGTTGAATGATGAGGAGGTAACCCATTTATTCCACAAAATTTGCAGCGACACCTGGCTGAGAGAGTTCTGTTACGCTAAGCTCTGCAAGGATGTGAGAGAATCGGCACCATACCAAAAGTTATATCCATATTAG
- the LOC131168160 gene encoding probable adenylate kinase 7, mitochondrial, with product MAGISRLRGAAPPLTRRLLGVLATRPFGSAAAAQIQYDDDDYYDYEAEELSAPRSASESEMSVPGRGVQWVIIGEPGAKKHVYAERLSKLLDVPHISMGTLLRQELYPRSSLYQQIANAVNHGKLVPEDIIFGLLSKRLEEGYCRGETGFILDGIPRTRIQAEILDQITAVDLVVNFKCTEEHMVEKHLGIGNCSPCREFHSISRPVSNLNLQSQDDQLKSSNADTGRAWNEKFRIYAEQSKLLEDYYRKQKKLLNFQVAGAPGETWQGLLAALHLQHMNAVSLPTS from the exons ATGGCCGGAATTAGCCGCCTGAGAGGGGCTGCGCCGCCTCTGACACGGCGCCTCCTGGGTGTCCTAGCGACCCGACCCTTCGGATCAGCTGCCGCGGCTCAAATTCAGTACGACGACGATGACTATTACGATTACGAAGCTGAGGAGCTGAGTGCGCCGAGGTCGGCGTCGGAATCGGAGATGTCGGTCCCGGGAAGGGGAGTGCAGTGGGTGATTATTGGCGAGCCAGGGGCGAAGAAGCACGTCTATGCCGAGAGGCTCTCGAAGCTTCTCGACGTGCCTCACATTTCCATGGGCACCCTGCTGCGCCAGGAGCTCTACCCTCGCTCTTCCCTTTATCAACAG ATTGCGAATGCTGTGAACCATGGGAAGCTTGTTCCAGAGGATATAATTTTTGGGCTTTTGTCAAAGAGGCTGGAAGAAGGATACTGCAGAGGTGAAACTGGCTTCATTCTAGATGGGATTCCTCGGACAAGGATCCAAGCT GAAATCCTGGATCAAATTACAGCTGTTGATCTGGTTGTGAACTTCAAGTGCACTGAAGAGCACATGGTGGAAAAACATCTTGGAATTGGGAACTGTTCCCCCTGCAGGGAGTTCCATAGCATAAGCAGGCCAGTGTCAAATTTAAATTTGCAGTCGCAGGATGATCAGCTGAAGTCCTCTAATGCTGATACAGGGCGTGCCTGGAATGAAAAATTCCGCATCTATGCAGAACAG AGCAAGCTGTTGGAGGATTACTACAGGAAACAGAAGAAGCTTCTGAATTTTCAAGTGGCTGGCGCACCCGGAGAAACCTGGCAAGGGCTTTTGGCAGCATTACATCTTCAGCATATGAATGCTGTTAGTCTTCCAACAAGTTGA